The Archocentrus centrarchus isolate MPI-CPG fArcCen1 chromosome 1, fArcCen1, whole genome shotgun sequence genome includes the window CACCAGGGAGGACCCCACAGAGACCCACTGCATTAATCAGTGTGTTTGGCTCCAGTGCAGGTTTGTTTTCAACAGCAGCTCAAATAAATTCTTACTACATCTACGTTATGCTGATGCGTgctaatttacataaaacacAACATATGGCTGAAGCTGATGGGCATGTtgttgtgagagtgtgtgtcacAGGACTCACACTTACCGTAAGGGTAGTATTAAAGTTAtctaaaattaaacaattttgGAGCATGGTGTGGaaaaccctgtgtgtgtgtgtgtgtgtgtgtgtgtgtgtgtgtgtgtgtgtgtgtgtgtgtgtgtgtgtgtgtgtgtgtgtgtgtgtgtgtgtgtgtgtgtgtgtgtgtttagagcTTATTTGTGGTCTGGATTTCCCTCTTGAACAGCTGCAAATTAACACCGGGGAAGGCATTTAGTGGCATTTTGGCCTTTCCAGACACTTACAGTACCTCTGTGTGGTTACAATCCAGCCAATCTATTCAGCAAAAACGCTTCCTTCTTAAATAGGATCCAGCTATTGAAATTAATGCTGTGTTCAGGTATTTGTGTCCCTATTTAAAGCACTTATCGATCAGTGAACTCTGTGAAAGTACCTCGCCAGCATTCTGACCCAGCACACTGACCACCACCCCTCCCTGAAGCCACAAACTCTcatagccacacacacacacacacacacacacaaggagaaACCCTCAAACCAAGCAGCAGCCCCTTGAGACTCCTCCAAGTGCTGGGGTCTGCAGGTATGGAGCACTATTATTAGCTTTGTTTTCAATTCTAGATGCAGTAGCCTTGAACTGCACCAACTTTGCTACAATTTTCATTGATATAGATTGTCTGAAATCAGTCCTTTGAGTAATCCAGTGAAGTTATAAAAGACTGTATGGACTATCTTTCTCACTAATAGCTTCCCTAGTTACCTTGACTTAATTCTGTTGTAATCCATGGAAACATGCCACATCCGCAGCAGCATTTACGTCACTGCTGTTCATCTAtctgctaacagtcacattttcatGGTATTCATGTCAAATACTTCTGTCAGTGATCTGCAGCTTTTGCAACATATTGATAACTTTCATGAAATACTGCTAAAAACAGGGATTTCAACCTAAGCTGTGCCTTGAATGAGATCTAAGGCGTGacttacaaaaataaaagaaagctgtaatgtaaaataaatgtattgtCATGATAAGAAACTCAAACAGAGTCATCGCTGCAGTATCCCTCAGCAGCTCTAACTTTGCATTTTACTATTTTTCCCTTGAATCTTTTTGGTTTTACAATCCGTAACTCACTGCTCTCATCGATGTCCAGCCTCTGCAAGCAGCTGTTTTTACctaaataagtaaaaacagctgtttgctaCAGCAGGCAGACACAAGTACAGTGGAGCGTTTAGCTAAATAGACAGATGTTTCCCTCTGGAATATGTGATGTATATTTACCAGGTTGCCGAGAACATAAACAATAGatatattttacaaaaaaaaatcagtgcctACAGCCCTGAATGAGATCTTAAATCTCATTTAGGGCTGTAGGCACAGCATGAGAATCTTATTTCTGCTGACCTCCGGTGGTGCACCTTTTTGCACATTGCTGCAGCAAGTGTGTAAATGTTGTGGTGCAATGTGACATTGCTGTTGGTTTCGTTACAGGTGCAACAGCCAATCTGACACACCTTGCTGGTGGGGAGTGGCAAAGAGTTGTGAGGGACCCGAAACGCTGCTTTTCAGAGTAAAAGTATGTATTTGAGTTCCTCGATGCCAGCATTCAGGTTTACTGTAAGCCACAACACTCAGCATTGTTCAAGTAAAAATCAAGTGTGTGTAACATCAAGCTTGACTTACTGTAGGCTTTTGTAGACTGTACCATGATACAGCCTACTGAGAACCTCTCTGCTGATAACAGCTGGTGGATACATCATATAAAAAGACACAAGAcaactctttattttcctcattATACTTCCATTTATTCCActggggtttgttttgttttgtttgacaaTCATGCAAGACCAGCACATTATTTCATTCAATTTTCTGACATAATTTATCTGGTGCTTTTTGGTtgaaagatttttaaaatggcTAATTTGAACTTCTCTCACAGAGCGATGTAGGACTGAACCAAAAGTATAATTTCACATTGGTCAGTCTTTCATCTCAGACAGCCCAAAATCACACCATGACTGGACTTGCAAGCAAAAGCATTTAAGTGTCAAGTTTTAACCACAATAATGGAAAGATAAACAGAACACCAGGcaggttttacatttttttaaaaaagcactcaCTATTTAAGGAATGTGAACTGAGTTGTGTAATTTTAACCATCTGCATACAAATAATGTAAAGCTGAGAATTGAGGGTGATGAGGATTTGACTTGATTTGGACTTAGACCTCAGACTTTAAACAAGACTGGGTGCTTCACTTGGACCtcaaaacattcagaaacaACCAGGAGCATTGTGGATCACCGGTTAatataaaggattttttttttttttgtattaatttgtTGCCCACTTACAGTATGTTTCTTTTGTTATTACCTGGCCACAGatggagggaggttatgtttcaCCCCTGTCTGTTTGTtcgtctgtctgtgtgtctgttagcAATATAACGCCAAAAagtttttaatcaaaattaatgaaACTTTTTGGAAATGTTCCTTAAGGGCCCGAAaacatatgatttcattttcaaggtcaaatgtCAAAGGACAAGGTCACcaaaatcttttaaaatgtttttaaaaaatccccaaaaatatgtaaattcaTATCTCAGTGAATTTTGTTATCTATTGTGATTAAATTTGGTACTCAGGTAtaagcatttattttatttagttttttagaGGATGCTATCAGGGTACATAAACGGAATAAAATCAGTCCAGATTATATGTGTCATTATCTGCTCATGTGgatcaaatttttaaataaaatcatattttacacttgttaaaagccaataaaatacatttctcatctttgtgatctagtaatttatgatggagcATGACAACATTGGGTGGTATTTATTGCAGCGTAGTGTCAGCACATAGGAAATTTGGGGTGCGGAGGGATGCGCTCTACTGTGTGCCCTTCTAGTTATATATCTGTAACATTGTTTGTCCCCTGCTGTCCtctggttgttgttgttatcaTTATGTGTCTTCTTATTGTTGAAGGCCTCTTAATTCTGTATTGTATGggtctctattttttttctttttctttctttttaatgtaattgcATCCCCGTGTTTGTTTACAGGTATATGTACTTTATAGTTTAGTCAGTGAAAGCTGTGGTTAAATGTTCTTTATACGAGTTTATCTCTATGCAAAAAGGTGGGTAAAGTTACAGggaggtgcagtcatgctgATGGCCTTCACTGGGGTTTTGGACTTTAGAGCTGGTGAAACATTTGTCACCTTTCTCTAGCTGTCTGTTTCCTTACAAAGCTGTGACTGCTAGTTAGCTAATGAGCTAAATCCAGTTATATAAACCAGACTACGCAATTTCTGGAGAAATTGTGGTGAGATTGTTGTGACTCTTGAACTTGGCTTGCTACTGAAAAGTCATTTTCATCCACCAGACACACTGATATTGCCATTTCATGGCcttttgtgtgtctgactgtAACCAACTGTCAAAATTTCTCTGAACTGGGTTTGACACACCTGTCGCAAAATGGCTTTTAAAATCCAATCCGTAATTTGTATCGACATGATTTAAAACCTGTGAGTGTCCCAAGAAGTTACTCTACAGATGTGTTGCATTTTCGAGTtccttgtgttaaaaaaatgtggTCACAGGAGCAATATAAAAAGGCTGTTtctggctttgtttgttttttccagaaaTCCTTGATCAAATTATTATAGGAGTCTACGGAGCAGTTAGATGGCACTCCTCTCACTCAAATGACTACATATCAAAAAGTATACATGTATTGGCTTTGAGGAATGTTTTGCTTGAAAACATAGATTTTCCTATGATTTGGTGGtataacctcctgagacccggtAATTCATTTTTGTGCACTGTAGTACACATTTAGTTTTTGCTTATATCTCTCATACTACACGTTCCACTCTTCTACATCCTGATGTTTCTTAAAGAGGACCACTGTAGCTTTAAAATGATGTCACATGTGTGGGGGTGTGTCCTTGTCAACTCTCCTTTTCCTGCCTTTTCAAAATGGCTGGCATCCCGGCAAGCTCGTTTTATGGAAGAAATAAAGGTAAGCatgattttcatatttaaaatgttttttaatgtcatatcttgattaatttttcaaaatgagCATCTAATAAATAATTTGAGTGATGTTTCAGAACTCATCTTATTTAGTTTCACAGTAGAAATTACTAATCTATTAATGTTCACTGTAGTGCACGTCAGGACTTCGTACTTatgtttatttcactttttgtaGTAGCCAGCTCTttgacagaggcagagagaattCTTAACAGAATCATTGAGGGAGATTCAGACATAGATCTTTCAGAAGATGAGAGTCAAGTGAGCCAGACAGGAGAGGTTGAGAACTCAGATGAGGAACCAGATGAGGATGACCTACAAGATGCAGGGCCAGATGTAGTGGACAAAGACACAGGGCTTTCTGAAGTGTACCGTCGTCCCATTTGGTCCAAAACCAACATGTAAGAATTTGGGATTTTTGACTTtgagcaaaaaataaagggtAAAGTACAGAAATGTGTTccaataaactgatttaaattaTAATTCTTAATATAGTGTTAAAATTTTGTAAGAGACGTATCCAAGATATCTGAGAAAACATTTCATATGTTAGTTCTgctaaattttgttttgttaaatcaTTTTTCTATCCCTTAGGTTCATGCCTGTTTTGGAAGAACACAGATTTGCAGATGATGGGACCCTAATGACCCGTAGCGATTGGAGCCCACAGCAGTACTTCCAACAGTACATTGACCAAAAACTAATTCAGGACCTGTCCTTCTTCACCAATCAGCGTATGGTACAGGATTCAGGGTCTAGTTTAAACACAACACCAGAAGAGATCAAAACCTTTTTAGGAATTTCCATGTATATGGCATGCCTTGGATATCCAAGAATCAAAATGTACTGGGCTGCCAAAACAAGAGTCGCAGTTATAGCAGATTCCATGACACGTGATCGTTTCTACAAGAT containing:
- the LOC115786615 gene encoding uncharacterized protein LOC115786615 isoform X2, whose amino-acid sequence is MAGIPASSFYGRNKVASSLTEAERILNRIIEGDSDIDLSEDESQVSQTGEVENSDEEPDEDDLQDAGPDVVDKDTGLSEVYRRPIWSKTNMFMPVLEEHRFADDGTLMTRSDWSPQQYFQQYIDQKSATSLLTTS